One Numida meleagris isolate 19003 breed g44 Domestic line unplaced genomic scaffold, NumMel1.0 unplaced_Scaffold361, whole genome shotgun sequence DNA window includes the following coding sequences:
- the LOC110391409 gene encoding class I histocompatibility antigen, F10 alpha chain-like isoform X2, whose translation MAAGGAVWLGLLLGAVGAAARGPHSLRYFLTGMTDPGPGMPWFVIVGYVDGEASGNYDSESRRARPIVPWLPQGDWEHLIGETKKARDGELDFYERLDTLQKRYNTSGGAHTLQMMFGCDLLEDGGIRGYNQYAYDGRDFIAFDMEMGTITAADAVAEITKRRWEEEGTYVERWKHELGNVCVENLKTYVEYGKAVLGRRERPEVRVSGKEADGILTLSCRAHGFYPRPIAISWMKDGAVRDQDTHWGGIVPNGDGTYHAWAAIEALPGDGDKYRCRVEHASLGQPGLYSWEPRPNLMSAVAGVVVAVVAIIAGIVGFVVWKSKSGKGQQGYRAAPGECRGQRRPQPPLSERAVPGHSLFLGSRWW comes from the exons ATGGCTGCGGGCGGCGCGGTttggctggggctgctgctgggggccgTGGGCGCGGCGGCGCGCG GGCCCCACTCCCTGCGGTATTTCCTGACCGGGATGACGGATCCCGGCCCCGGGATGCCTTGGTTCGTGATCGTCGGGTACGTGGACGGCGAAGCCTCCGGGAACTACGACAGCGAGAGCCGCAGGGCGCGGCCCATCGTGCCGTGGCTGCCGCAGGGGGATTGGGAGCACTTGATCGGGGAGACGAAGAAGGCGCGGGATGGTGAGCTGGATTTCTACGAGCGCCTGGACACGCTGCAGAAACGCTACAACACAAGCGGAG GGGCTCACACGCTGCAGATGATGTTCGGCTGCGATCTCCTCGAGGACGGCGGCATCCGGGGGTACAATCAGTACGCGTACGATGGGCGGGACTTCATCGCCTTTGACATGGAGATGGGAACGATCACAGCGGCCGATGCAGTGGCAGAAATCACCAAGAGGagatgggaggaggaggggacgTACGTCGAGAGATGGAAGCATGAGCTGGGGAACGTCTGTGTTGAGAACTTGAAGACATACGTGGAGTATGGGAAGGCGGTGCTGGGAAGGAGAG AGCGTCCCGAGGTGCGAGTGTCGGGGAAGGAGGCCGACGGGATCCTGACCTTGTCCTGCCGCGCTCACGGCTTCTACCCGCGGCCCATCGCCATCAGCTGGATGAAGGACGGCGCGGTGCGGGACCAGGACACGCACTGGGGGGGCATCGTGCCCAACGGCGACGGCACCTACCACGCCTGGGCCGCCATCGAGGCGCTGCCGGGGGACGGGGACAAGTACCGGTGCCGCGTGGAGCATGCCAGCCTGGGCCAGCCCGGCCTCTACTCGTGGG AGCCGCGGCCCAACCTGATGTCCGCGGTGGCGGGGGTGGTCGTTGCCGTCGTGGCCATTATCGCTGGAATCGTCGGGTTCGTGGTGTGGAAGAGCAAGTCAG ggaaggggcagcagGGTTACAGAGCGGCGCCAGGTGAGTGCCGAGGGCAGCGCCGTCCCCAGCCTCCACTCAGTGAAAGGGCAGTCCCAGGCCACTCGTTGTTTTTGGGGTCGCGCTGGTGGTGA
- the LOC110391409 gene encoding class I histocompatibility antigen, F10 alpha chain-like isoform X1, with protein MTDPGPGMPWFVIVGYVDGEASGNYDSESRRARPIVPWLPQGDWEHLIGETKKARDGELDFYERLDTLQKRYNTSGGAHTLQMMFGCDLLEDGGIRGYNQYAYDGRDFIAFDMEMGTITAADAVAEITKRRWEEEGTYVERWKHELGNVCVENLKTYVEYGKAVLGRRERPEVRVSGKEADGILTLSCRAHGFYPRPIAISWMKDGAVRDQDTHWGGIVPNGDGTYHAWAAIEALPGDGDKYRCRVEHASLGQPGLYSWEPRPNLMSAVAGVVVAVVAIIAGIVGFVVWKSKSGKGQQGYRAAPGLDGGSGGSTTGSERST; from the exons ATGACGGATCCCGGCCCCGGGATGCCTTGGTTCGTGATCGTCGGGTACGTGGACGGCGAAGCCTCCGGGAACTACGACAGCGAGAGCCGCAGGGCGCGGCCCATCGTGCCGTGGCTGCCGCAGGGGGATTGGGAGCACTTGATCGGGGAGACGAAGAAGGCGCGGGATGGTGAGCTGGATTTCTACGAGCGCCTGGACACGCTGCAGAAACGCTACAACACAAGCGGAG GGGCTCACACGCTGCAGATGATGTTCGGCTGCGATCTCCTCGAGGACGGCGGCATCCGGGGGTACAATCAGTACGCGTACGATGGGCGGGACTTCATCGCCTTTGACATGGAGATGGGAACGATCACAGCGGCCGATGCAGTGGCAGAAATCACCAAGAGGagatgggaggaggaggggacgTACGTCGAGAGATGGAAGCATGAGCTGGGGAACGTCTGTGTTGAGAACTTGAAGACATACGTGGAGTATGGGAAGGCGGTGCTGGGAAGGAGAG AGCGTCCCGAGGTGCGAGTGTCGGGGAAGGAGGCCGACGGGATCCTGACCTTGTCCTGCCGCGCTCACGGCTTCTACCCGCGGCCCATCGCCATCAGCTGGATGAAGGACGGCGCGGTGCGGGACCAGGACACGCACTGGGGGGGCATCGTGCCCAACGGCGACGGCACCTACCACGCCTGGGCCGCCATCGAGGCGCTGCCGGGGGACGGGGACAAGTACCGGTGCCGCGTGGAGCATGCCAGCCTGGGCCAGCCCGGCCTCTACTCGTGGG AGCCGCGGCCCAACCTGATGTCCGCGGTGGCGGGGGTGGTCGTTGCCGTCGTGGCCATTATCGCTGGAATCGTCGGGTTCGTGGTGTGGAAGAGCAAGTCAG ggaaggggcagcagGGTTACAGAGCGGCGCCAG GCCTCGACGGGGGAAGTGGCGGCTCGACCACAG GGAGCGAACGTTCCACCTGA
- the LOC110391409 gene encoding class I histocompatibility antigen, F10 alpha chain-like isoform X3 has protein sequence MTDPGPGMPWFVIVGYVDGEASGNYDSESRRARPIVPWLPQGDWEHLIGETKKARDGELDFYERLDTLQKRYNTSGGAHTLQMMFGCDLLEDGGIRGYNQYAYDGRDFIAFDMEMGTITAADAVAEITKRRWEEEGTYVERWKHELGNVCVENLKTYVEYGKAVLGRRERPEVRVSGKEADGILTLSCRAHGFYPRPIAISWMKDGAVRDQDTHWGGIVPNGDGTYHAWAAIEALPGDGDKYRCRVEHASLGQPGLYSWEPRPNLMSAVAGVVVAVVAIIAGIVGFVVWKSKSGKGQQGYRAAPGECRGQRRPQPPLSERAVPGHSLFLGSRWW, from the exons ATGACGGATCCCGGCCCCGGGATGCCTTGGTTCGTGATCGTCGGGTACGTGGACGGCGAAGCCTCCGGGAACTACGACAGCGAGAGCCGCAGGGCGCGGCCCATCGTGCCGTGGCTGCCGCAGGGGGATTGGGAGCACTTGATCGGGGAGACGAAGAAGGCGCGGGATGGTGAGCTGGATTTCTACGAGCGCCTGGACACGCTGCAGAAACGCTACAACACAAGCGGAG GGGCTCACACGCTGCAGATGATGTTCGGCTGCGATCTCCTCGAGGACGGCGGCATCCGGGGGTACAATCAGTACGCGTACGATGGGCGGGACTTCATCGCCTTTGACATGGAGATGGGAACGATCACAGCGGCCGATGCAGTGGCAGAAATCACCAAGAGGagatgggaggaggaggggacgTACGTCGAGAGATGGAAGCATGAGCTGGGGAACGTCTGTGTTGAGAACTTGAAGACATACGTGGAGTATGGGAAGGCGGTGCTGGGAAGGAGAG AGCGTCCCGAGGTGCGAGTGTCGGGGAAGGAGGCCGACGGGATCCTGACCTTGTCCTGCCGCGCTCACGGCTTCTACCCGCGGCCCATCGCCATCAGCTGGATGAAGGACGGCGCGGTGCGGGACCAGGACACGCACTGGGGGGGCATCGTGCCCAACGGCGACGGCACCTACCACGCCTGGGCCGCCATCGAGGCGCTGCCGGGGGACGGGGACAAGTACCGGTGCCGCGTGGAGCATGCCAGCCTGGGCCAGCCCGGCCTCTACTCGTGGG AGCCGCGGCCCAACCTGATGTCCGCGGTGGCGGGGGTGGTCGTTGCCGTCGTGGCCATTATCGCTGGAATCGTCGGGTTCGTGGTGTGGAAGAGCAAGTCAG ggaaggggcagcagGGTTACAGAGCGGCGCCAGGTGAGTGCCGAGGGCAGCGCCGTCCCCAGCCTCCACTCAGTGAAAGGGCAGTCCCAGGCCACTCGTTGTTTTTGGGGTCGCGCTGGTGGTGA